GCTAATGACAGATCCGTAGTCCTATTAACGGAAGCAGGTTATTTAAAGAGAATGCCTGTTAATGATTTTGAATCTACCAGTCGTGGTTCAAGGGGTAAAGCTGGCACAAAAACCAAAGAAGATGATGACGTGAAATTATTTATAAGCTGTAACGATCACGATACTCTTTTGCTTTTCAGTGATAGAGGAGTAGCTTATGCTCTCCCAGCATATAGGGTTCCTATGAGTAGTAGAACAGCAAAAGGGACGCCGTCAGTTCAACTTCTCCCAATTCCAAGAGAAGAAAAAATAACTTCACTAGTTGCTGTGGACTCTTTTGTTGACGATCGTTATTTATTAATGCTAACCAAAGCTGGCTTTATAAAAAGAACTGCACTTTCTGCTTTCTCAAAAATTCGCTCAAATGGACTAATAGCAATTAATCTTGAGGATGGAGATGCCCTAACCTGGGTCAGATTATCAAAAGAAGGTGAAAGTGTTTTAATTGGATCTAAAACAGGAATGGCTATTCATTTCAGACTAGATATCAATGAATTAAGACCACTTGGTAGAACAGCAAGAGGGGTTAAATCAATGAACTTGAGAGAAGGAGACAATCTAGTTTCTATGGATGTTTTAACATCTGATTTGGTTGATCAATTGGCTAAAATTGAGTACTTCACAGAAGATCTTGATGAAAATGTTGAGGAAAACTCTTCAGATGGTCCATGGGTATTAATAGCTAGTGCATTTGGACTAGGAAAGAGAGTGCCTGTAGCTCAGTTTAGATTACAAAAAAGAGCAGGCATGGGTTTGAGAGCAATAAAGTTTAGAATTAAAGATGATCAGCTAGTTTGTTTGAAGGTCCTTGGCGAGGGAGAAGAATTACTACTTGTGACCGAAAAAGGTGTAATAGTAAGAACAAACGCAGATAAAATCTCACAGCAATCCAGGGCAGCTACAGGAGTAAAATTACAAAGATTAGATGATGGTGATCACTTATCTGAAGTGGTATTGGTACCTCGTGAACAAACAGAGGAAAAAGACCAACTTGGATCAATTAAACAAAATTAAAATCCTTATGGTTAGCTAAATAATATGGAAATACTGGATATTTTAATTTTAGGTTCAGGTCCTGCAGCATTATGTTTAGCTTCAGAATTAGCCAAGCAAGATCTTAATATTAAGGGAATATCGACAAAATCTCCAAATGAAAAATGGGAGAATACATATGGTATCTGGGCATCTGAATTAGAAGAATTAGGATTAGAGTCCTTGTTATCTCACCGATGGTGTAAAACAGTAAGTTTTTTTGGAGATGGAGAAAATAAAAAAGGGGATACTCCGACAAAACACAACTACGATTATGGCTTAATAAATCAAGAAGCTTTTCAAAATGAGCTTTTAAAAAAATGTAAAGGGATTGAATGGTTGAATGAGACAGCAAAAGATATTAAGGAAATCAATAAACTATCTGAGGTAATTTGTTTTTCAGGTCTTAAAATAAAGGCAAGATTAGTTATTGACGCAAGTGGTCATAAAAGTAATTTTGTAAAAAGACCAGTTCAAAATGAAATCGCTCAACAAGCTGCTTACGGAATTGTAGGTAAATTTTCATCACCACCTGTTAATAAAGAACAATTTGTTCTAATGGATTTTCGTCCAAATCATTTAAACATTGAAGAAAAGTTATCTTCTCCTTCATTTCTTTATGCAATGGATCTTGGCAACGACACTTTTTTTGTTGAAGAAACATCATTAGCTAGTTATCCTGCATTATCCCAAGAAAATCTTAAAAAAAGACTTTATAAAAGACTTAATAGTAAGGGTATTAAGGTTAGTGAAATTTTTCATGAAGAGAATTGCCTTTTCCCTATGAATTTACCTCTCCCATTTAAAAAACAATTTGTACTTGGTTTCGGAGGGTCTGCAAGTATGGTTCATCCTGCATCAGGATACATGGTTGGATCTTTGTTAAGAAGGGCTCCACTCCTTGCACAAAAATTAGCAATCTTTTTAAAAAAACCTCACCTAAGTTCACTAGATTTAGCTTCAAAAGGTTGGAAAATCCTATGGCCTTACGAGTTAACACAAAGGCATAAACTTTACCAATACGGTCTCAGAAGATTGATGAGTTTTGACGAAAGTAGATTAAGAAGCTTTTTCTCAAATTTCTTTAGATTATCAACCAATGAATGGGTAGGTTTTCTTACTAATACACTTCCACTTCCAAAACTAATTTACGTGATGAGTAAGATGTTTATAAATTCACCTCTAAAAGTAAAACTAGGAATGCTCAAGTTAAATTAGTATTTTTATTTTCTCCAATCATCAATATTAATAATTGGGAAGACTTTATCCTCTTCCTCAATATCTTCAATGAATTTTAAATTAATATTAGAATGATCTTTAATCATTTCAACCAATTTCCAGAACCTGAATAAGTGTCTTTCTATTCTCTCTTTTGCGAGTTCAGTTGTGGTTCCAGCTCTTAGAATAAAACTCCAATCAGAAGACTCCGAAAGAAGTAGTTCTCTTGCTGCTTGCTTGAAGAGTCTTAGAGATAAATCATTATCAAAATTTTCCAAGCACAAATCCACAAATGTTGAGCCTGCCTTTGTGATTTCTGGAACGATCCATGCATTTGCATCATTAATCCAATAATTATGGTAACCACCTTGCCCCCAGCTTGATGGCGATGGATCACAAATCTGAATATTTGGCTTTTGAAGTAAGAATTCTTTTAAATTTGTAAGCTTAATTGAATATTTACTAGAGTTCTTTAGTATATTTTCAATAAAAAAAGGTCCCTCGTACCACCAATGACCAAATAACTCTGCATCAAATGGAGCTACCAATAAAGGCTTAAAGGATGAGGATAAAGTCAATTTTTCTAGTTGTTTAGATCTCGCTAGAAGATATGCATCAGCATGTTCTGCCGCCTTATTTTTGGCTTCATTTTCAAGGTAAAACTCTTTTTCACCTAAAGAAATGCTTTCATCTGTAATCTTATGAAACTTTAAACCTAGAGGTCTTTTTGTTGAAATACCTTTCTTTTGGAGCTTGGAGATAGGTAATTCCCATCCCAAATCTTTATGAAATTCCCTGTAAACTTTATCACCCGGGAACCCATCCTTTGCAGACCAAACGGGCAAAGTTGACTCGCTATCTCTTCCGAAGAAGGCAACTCCTTTTTTCGAGCAAATTGGTGCGTAAACACCATACCTAGGTCTTGGTGTGGAATTTAGAATCCCATGACCATCTAAGATTGTATATCTAATTCCTGAATTAAATAGTATTTCGTCTAAATTCTCATAATATGCACACTCAGGTAACCAAATACCTAAAGGCTTAGTTCCAAAAATATTTTCATGGTTCATAATGGCTGTATTGATTTGTCCTTTAACAGTTTCAGGATTCTCCCTAAGAATTGGCAAATATCCGTGAGTAGCTGCACAAGTAAGGATATCCAAATTTCCAGAGTTATTTAAAACCCTAAACTTCTCAATTAAATCTCCAGAGCAGTTTTGCCAATATAAGTATTTGTCATTAAGATTTTTCATTAAAAATGCTGAGGCATTTTTTTCTTCTAGCGGCAGTTCGTTTAAGAAATCATTTCTTGTTTTAATCCAGCTTGGGAAAGTTTCTTTAATTTGTTTATTATTTAGAAGTGATAATAATGTTGGAGATAGACTGATAGTAAGTTTTGTATTTTCAGGATTTTCATTTTTGGAAGATTCTATTGATTGAAGTAGTGGTATATAACATTCTAAAATCGCCTGAAACAACCAATCCTCTTCTAAGGAGTTTTTTTCATTTTTTCTGACATAAGGTAGATGAGCATGTAAAACTATCGCTAACTGACCTAAAACATTTGGGGGAGTGTATTGCCCATTCATACTTTTTATACTTTATGACTGTAATTCTATAAAAAATCAAAATTAACCTTTTATAGCAGGAGGTTTTAATCTTAAAAGAATACTTTAATAATTTAAATATTTCATTTTTTTTTTCAGAATTTTAACCAAAATTGTTAAGTTATAAATTCACGGCAAATTTTTATTGAACAAAATCTAGTCAATTTTTTTTAATTAGCTTAATATAAGTTTAGGTTATTACTTCTAATGTCAAAAGATCCTGGAAGAATTTTGATATTTGATACAACTCTTCGAGATGGAGAGCAATCTCCTGGTGCCAGTTTAAATCTTGAAGAAAAACTTGCTATAGCCCATCAATTAGCAAGATTAGGAGTAGATGTTATTGAGGCAGGCTTCCCATTCGCAAGTCCAGGAGATTTTAAAGCTGTTAATAAAATTGCCAATGCTGTAGGGAAAGAAAATGGCCCTATAGTATGTGGTTTGGCTAGAGCGTCAAAAGGCGACATAAAAGCATGTTACGAAGCAGTAAGTCCAGCTCCCAAGAAAAGAATACATACTTTTATTGCTACAAGCGATATCCACCTTAAACATAAACTTAAAAAATCAAGAAAAGATGTTCTTCAAATAGTCCCAGAAATGGTTAACTATGCAAAATCATTAGTTGATGATATCGAGTTTTCTTGTGAAGATGCCTCAAGGAGTGATCCTGATTTTTTATACGAAGTGATTCAACTAGCAATTTCTGCAGGAGCGACAACAATAAATATCCCAGATACTGTTGGATTTTCAACTCCTAGTGAATTTGGCAAACTAATTAGCGATATAAATAAAAATGTTCCAAATATTAATGAGGCAGTAATCTCAGTTCATGGTCATAATGATTTGGGTTTAGCAGTAGCCAATTTTCTAGAGGCAGTGAAAAATGGAGCAAGACAATTAGAATGTACTATTAATGGAATTGGAGAAAGAGCCGGGAATGCCTCTCTAGAAGAATTAGTAATGGCACTGCATGTAAGAAAAAGTTTTTTTAATAGTTTTTTCAAAAGAAATACAGAATCACCAACTCCTCTTACTGCGATAAGAACAGAAGAAATAACAAAAACCTCTAGACTTGTCTCTAACCTAACTGGAATGACTGTACAACCTAATAAAGCAATAGTGGGAGCTAATGCTTTTGCACATGAATCAGGCATTCATCAGGATGGGGTTTTAAAAAATAGACTTACTTATGAAATCATCGATGCAAAAACTGTTGGTTTGAGTGACAACAAAATATCCTTAGGAAAACTTAGCGGAAGAAGTGCAGTAAGAGCAAGATTAGAAGAGATGGGATATGACTTGAGCCGAGAAGATTTAAATGATGCTTTTGCTCGTTTTAAGGATTTAGCTGACAGGAAAAGAGAAATTACAGATAGAGACTTAGAAGCAATTGTTAGTGAACAAGTTCAGCTCCCAGAAGCTAAATTTCAATTAAGTCTTGTACAAGTAAGTTGCGGTAACGCATCTAAACCTACTGCCACCATTTCGCTTCTAAACACGGAAGATAATACCGAGGATACTGCCGTATCAATAGGGACTGGACCAGTTGATGCTGTATGCGAGGCTTTAAATAAATTAGCTAAAGTTCCTAATGAATTAATTGAATTTTCTGTTAAGTCAGTAACAGAAGGAATTGACGCTTTGGGTGAAGTAACAATAAGAATAAGGAGGGATAATAAAATATATTCTGGTCATTCTGCTGATACGGATGTTGTAGTTGCTGCAGCGAATGCTTACGTTAATGCTTTAAATAGGCTTGTTTTTTCCGAGAAAAAAAATTCAATTCACCCACAATTTGATAATTTGGAAAATGTGAAAAGCACATTTCTATCTAATCGCGCAAATTAAATTATTTTTTAGGAATATTAAGTAGCATTAAAAAGAGTCTCTTAATATTGTAGATTTATCTAATAGTTAAAGCAGTTAATAATGAGAGAAAGGTTACTAGGATATTGGCTACTTTCATGGGTTGGGTTAATCAGCAATATAATTGCACTTCCAATAATCGCATTAATAATAAGTTATGGGCCTCCACTAAAAATTGCAAATATAACTCTTGCCATAAGTCTTGGTTGGCCTGCCGCGATCGTTGGAATAGTTTCTTCAGCAGCACTTTTAGCAGAGAGAAAATGGGGAGTAACTTTAACTCTAGTCTCTCTATCAATGGTAATTTCTGGGACCGGTCCTTATTCAGTAGTTAGACTCATAACTCTTAAAGACATTTTTGGAATTGGGGGATTTACTCTTTTAACAACATTATTAAGTACATTAGCTCTTCTATATTGGTGTAACCCAAAACATCGAAGAAGCATTAGGCTATAAAAATTAAAATCAAGAAAAAGTATTATTCTTGCTAGTTGGATATTGAATTCTTCTATGTCTAATTCTTTTCCACACATTCAAGAATGCCCTTTTTATTAGAAAAATTTCTCCTTTCGATAAATTACTATCATCTAATTGCCCATCTTTTTGTCGAGAGTAGATAATATTAGATATTATTTCCAAAGCTTCTTTATCAGATGCATTAATATTCATAGCTCTTAATGCAGCTTCACATCCATCTGCAAGCATTAAAATAGCTGTTTCTTTTGACTGGGGAATAGGGCCTTTGTATCTAAAGTAATATTCATTAATATCAAGATTTTTTTCTTTAGCTTTTTGAAAAAAATATCCCATTTTTAGGGTGCCTTGATGTTCAGGGATAAAATTAGCTATTAGTTTAGGTAGTCTATTTTTTTTTGCAAATTTCAATCCTTCATCTACGTGAGCCTGTAATACTTCTGCACTTTTTATCGGATCATCTAATTCGTCATGAGGATTCTTTGAACCATCCTGATTTTCAATAAACCAATTAGGTGCGTGTAATTTACCAACATCATGATATAAAGCTCCAGTTTTAATTAGATCAATATCACCACCAATGATTCTTGTTGCTTCCTCTGCCAAACCACATATAAGTAAGGTATGTTCAAACGTACCGGGAGCTTCAAGAGACAATCTTCTAATTAAAGGTTTCTCCTTATCAGCTAATTCGAGCAATCTTGCTTTAGTTAATAATCCAAATATCGATTCAAAAATAGGAATAAATAAAATAGTAAAAAGCATTACTATTGCCAATAACAAGGAATCAGAAAATATATCCCCATTAGCTAAAACAAAATCTTGGTTCTTAATAAGAGATATATTATCTTTACCTATCAATATCCATTGACTCAAAAACGATCCTATTGGGACAAAAATTGATAGTTGAAGTAACTGAGCTCTACTTCTTATTCTTCCTCCAAGTAGAGATACTACTGAAGCGCAAACTAATAGAATAAAAAATAAATTATTATTAATAGCAACTGCTGGGTCTGGCCAACTAAAGCTTGCTATTGATACCCAAGCTAAAGCTGTTATGCTTCCCATTCCTTGAGATATTATTAATGCAGGCGGAATTATAATAGACAATGGACTTAGGGTTGAAGCTAAGGCTAATTTCGTAGCTTGTACTGCTAAGAGAAGAGTAATGATCAAGAAGATCTGTCTAGAAGATATTGTGGGATTCTCTTTTTTTGAAACTAATATCAAAATTCCGGAACTAATAAGTATTTCAATAAAGGTCAAAAGCCAAGAAAAAATATCTGAGATACTTAAAGGTGAACTAAGGAGTAATTTATAAGAAGAAATTATTGAAATTAAAATGCATAATAAAAAAATTATGAGATTATCTATTCTTGAAATTTTAATTGGTTGTTTCGCTGGAACTTGACTTCGTCTCCACAGATAAAACAATTTCTTTAAGGTAGATGTGATGTTTTGCACAGAATATAAATAAATCTATTTGAATAATTTAAAATTATAGGCATGCTAAATGTAAAAAAGGAGAAGTTTTTCTAAATGTCATTAAAATTAGACGGTAAAAAATTATCTCTTGAAATTGAAGAAAGATTAAATGATTATATTTCTAGTAATAAAAAATTTACAAAAAGAGCTCCCGGTTTAGCTGTAATAAGAATAGGTGAAGACCCTGCAAGTGGTGTTTATGTTAATAACAAAGAAAAAGCATGTTCAAGGATTGGGATAGAGAGCTTTATCTTTCATCTAAAAGAAAGAGTAGATCAAAAAGAAGTTGAACAATTAATAATAAAACTTAATTCTGATAAGGATATTGATGGAATTTTGCTTCAACTTCCCATCCCAAATAAGTTTGATGAGCAAAAACTAATCAGTCATATTAATCCAAGCAAAGATGTAGATGGATTAAATGAGATAAACATAGGCAAATTAGTAAAAAATGAGCCGGCAATGAGATCATGCACTCCAGCAGGAATTATTAATTTATTAAGATCCCAAAATATTACAATTGAAGGTAAGAAAATTGTTGTTATTGGAAGAAGTTTGCTTGTTGGCAAACCCCTATCGCTTATGTTGTTGAATTTAAATGGAACGGTGACAATGACTCATTCAAAAACATTAAATTTGAATAAAGTTTGTAGAGAAGCCGACATACTAATTGCAGCTGCAGGAAAACCCAATCTTGTAGATTCGAGTTTTGTGAAAGATGGAGCAGTAATTATTGATGTTGGCATACATAGATTAAAAAGTTCCGATAAGAATCGAACCAGATTATGTGGAGATGTATTATTAGAAGATGTTATTTCTAAAGTATTTGCTTACACACCTGTACCAGGAGGTGTTGGACCAATGACAGTAACAATGTTACTTGTAAATACTATTTTTAGCTGGAAAAAACAATTTGGTTTATCATCAACTCTTAACGACCTTTTGCCATAGACTCCAATATGAAAAAAATTTTTACTAAATGTTCAAGATGACTGAAGTTATAAATAGTATTTCTGATTTTGAAAAATATCTTAAAAACACAAAAAAGGTTGTAGAAGAGGCACTTGATTTTTCTTTGGGTCCTGAGAATCCAGAAATATTAAGAGAATCAATGAGATATTCACTTTTAGCTGGGGGGAAAAGAATACGTCCAATTTTATGTTTAGCATCTTGCTCACTGGCAGGAGGAGAACCCTCTCTTGCTGTTCCTACTGCAGTAGCAATAGAAATGATCCATACAATGTCATTGATTCATGATGATCTGCCTGCCATGGATAATGATGATTTAAGGAGAGGT
This region of Prochlorococcus sp. MIT 0604 genomic DNA includes:
- the crtL gene encoding lycopene beta cyclase, with translation MEILDILILGSGPAALCLASELAKQDLNIKGISTKSPNEKWENTYGIWASELEELGLESLLSHRWCKTVSFFGDGENKKGDTPTKHNYDYGLINQEAFQNELLKKCKGIEWLNETAKDIKEINKLSEVICFSGLKIKARLVIDASGHKSNFVKRPVQNEIAQQAAYGIVGKFSSPPVNKEQFVLMDFRPNHLNIEEKLSSPSFLYAMDLGNDTFFVEETSLASYPALSQENLKKRLYKRLNSKGIKVSEIFHEENCLFPMNLPLPFKKQFVLGFGGSASMVHPASGYMVGSLLRRAPLLAQKLAIFLKKPHLSSLDLASKGWKILWPYELTQRHKLYQYGLRRLMSFDESRLRSFFSNFFRLSTNEWVGFLTNTLPLPKLIYVMSKMFINSPLKVKLGMLKLN
- a CDS encoding glycoside hydrolase family 57 protein, with product MNGQYTPPNVLGQLAIVLHAHLPYVRKNEKNSLEEDWLFQAILECYIPLLQSIESSKNENPENTKLTISLSPTLLSLLNNKQIKETFPSWIKTRNDFLNELPLEEKNASAFLMKNLNDKYLYWQNCSGDLIEKFRVLNNSGNLDILTCAATHGYLPILRENPETVKGQINTAIMNHENIFGTKPLGIWLPECAYYENLDEILFNSGIRYTILDGHGILNSTPRPRYGVYAPICSKKGVAFFGRDSESTLPVWSAKDGFPGDKVYREFHKDLGWELPISKLQKKGISTKRPLGLKFHKITDESISLGEKEFYLENEAKNKAAEHADAYLLARSKQLEKLTLSSSFKPLLVAPFDAELFGHWWYEGPFFIENILKNSSKYSIKLTNLKEFLLQKPNIQICDPSPSSWGQGGYHNYWINDANAWIVPEITKAGSTFVDLCLENFDNDLSLRLFKQAARELLLSESSDWSFILRAGTTTELAKERIERHLFRFWKLVEMIKDHSNINLKFIEDIEEEDKVFPIINIDDWRK
- a CDS encoding 2-isopropylmalate synthase, giving the protein MSKDPGRILIFDTTLRDGEQSPGASLNLEEKLAIAHQLARLGVDVIEAGFPFASPGDFKAVNKIANAVGKENGPIVCGLARASKGDIKACYEAVSPAPKKRIHTFIATSDIHLKHKLKKSRKDVLQIVPEMVNYAKSLVDDIEFSCEDASRSDPDFLYEVIQLAISAGATTINIPDTVGFSTPSEFGKLISDINKNVPNINEAVISVHGHNDLGLAVANFLEAVKNGARQLECTINGIGERAGNASLEELVMALHVRKSFFNSFFKRNTESPTPLTAIRTEEITKTSRLVSNLTGMTVQPNKAIVGANAFAHESGIHQDGVLKNRLTYEIIDAKTVGLSDNKISLGKLSGRSAVRARLEEMGYDLSREDLNDAFARFKDLADRKREITDRDLEAIVSEQVQLPEAKFQLSLVQVSCGNASKPTATISLLNTEDNTEDTAVSIGTGPVDAVCEALNKLAKVPNELIEFSVKSVTEGIDALGEVTIRIRRDNKIYSGHSADTDVVVAAANAYVNALNRLVFSEKKNSIHPQFDNLENVKSTFLSNRAN
- a CDS encoding HDIG domain-containing metalloprotein, with protein sequence MQNITSTLKKLFYLWRRSQVPAKQPIKISRIDNLIIFLLCILISIISSYKLLLSSPLSISDIFSWLLTFIEILISSGILILVSKKENPTISSRQIFLIITLLLAVQATKLALASTLSPLSIIIPPALIISQGMGSITALAWVSIASFSWPDPAVAINNNLFFILLVCASVVSLLGGRIRSRAQLLQLSIFVPIGSFLSQWILIGKDNISLIKNQDFVLANGDIFSDSLLLAIVMLFTILFIPIFESIFGLLTKARLLELADKEKPLIRRLSLEAPGTFEHTLLICGLAEEATRIIGGDIDLIKTGALYHDVGKLHAPNWFIENQDGSKNPHDELDDPIKSAEVLQAHVDEGLKFAKKNRLPKLIANFIPEHQGTLKMGYFFQKAKEKNLDINEYYFRYKGPIPQSKETAILMLADGCEAALRAMNINASDKEALEIISNIIYSRQKDGQLDDSNLSKGEIFLIKRAFLNVWKRIRHRRIQYPTSKNNTFS
- the folD gene encoding bifunctional methylenetetrahydrofolate dehydrogenase/methenyltetrahydrofolate cyclohydrolase FolD; the protein is MSLKLDGKKLSLEIEERLNDYISSNKKFTKRAPGLAVIRIGEDPASGVYVNNKEKACSRIGIESFIFHLKERVDQKEVEQLIIKLNSDKDIDGILLQLPIPNKFDEQKLISHINPSKDVDGLNEINIGKLVKNEPAMRSCTPAGIINLLRSQNITIEGKKIVVIGRSLLVGKPLSLMLLNLNGTVTMTHSKTLNLNKVCREADILIAAAGKPNLVDSSFVKDGAVIIDVGIHRLKSSDKNRTRLCGDVLLEDVISKVFAYTPVPGGVGPMTVTMLLVNTIFSWKKQFGLSSTLNDLLP